The genome window aaaacaaattacttatacttaatttatattcatttcattaacaaaattaaataaaaagtaaactgAATACTACTTctttaccaattaaaaaatttaacgctTTATACTTTAACATCTATTACAAAGATTtagttaaagaaatatttataaaactgttgAACAAGATACTGATACCcacttttttctataaaaaagtattttgtaactgtaactaatttatacaactacgtataacatttattttatattaaagtgtTTTTCTGTGATATACACGAgacacgtataaaatattttttttcaaggaTATTGAACACAAAAACGTATTACCATGTGGTAAACCGATATGTTCTATTGTTTCCTTATAATATGAGTCGTTTTGTATCAACATAAGGACATACCAACTGTGCCcaaataaccttttttttgtaaactgtGCATCTGTGTCTGAAACTTAtttcaatataggtatacagcaTAGGCGTAACCAGGGGGGCGCAGGGTATGCCACTGCATACCCTAAACactcatgaaaaaaaaattattgccaAAACCttggtttaattatatatttatataatatataaataataagtgtcaAACAGTGGCGTATCCAGGGGGGGTTAGGGGGTTGTAACCCCTCCCgaaaattgttcaatatttaattaatttaatgttcgaCCAACACAATACGCGACACCCAGCGGTCACCATTACgcgtcaaaatattataacttttacatTCTAGTAACTTTCAAGATAACTTATCGTATAGTGTACGACGCACGTAAAACTTACTAATAACTAGCAAATCCAAATTACAAAACAGTATGATACAGAATacagataacataatattaaaaccaattaGCGGTTTCTGCGATTGCGATATCGATatcttacaaattataattcccaatgtatttttacattcTTAAACCTTAGTGCATTTTCGAATACTTCGATAGCGTTTTTCATAATTGCCTGTATTGAAATGTTTGCGCAGTCAGTCTGTACTCTATAGTGATTACACTGATCGCGGAACAACTTTTGTGCTGTGCTTTCGATTTATATTAgtgtcttataattttatattacacacacataaaatGAGCATCAAGAATAAcaaatgaaaacattattgaAATCTTCACTCGCCTCAACATCTTCGCAAGctattaaaaaacgaaaacttAACGACAACgttgttcaaaataatgaaatttcctTACCGACGAAATCAAAAATTCCGGCTTCTGATTTATtggataatacaaaaaatttagtttctaCTTTTGAAGCACGAAAAGATATTTCTTACTACATAGGAAAACAGGTaagatttactattatttatattttataaagattttagatttatatgaAAGGTTACGCTTCTGAtgcgaattattatttttttatgttttgtacattcatcataaatactaattaacaatatatttattaaaatacccaaataatattaattttcagtgGTCAGCTGaagaaaaaatagatattttaaaaaatatatggggACCTGatccaaattataaatttcctcAAAGTGGCAATAGGAACTTaagatttcaaataaattggaCGTATGAGTTCTGTTGGCTTCGTTACTCAAAAATACAAGATGGGGCTTTTTGTTTGACCTGTATTTTGTTCCCACCATCAGATGGATTAGGAAAGGGTGGTCATCAAAATCCTGGGAAattagttattgaaaaatataataattggaaaaaagcCAAAGATTTGTTTAAGGACcaccaaaataatcattaccacaaacttaatcaaattaaatttgatagttttttggcaataagatttaaaaaagttgaacCAATTGACAGACAGATAAATGaagcattaaaaaaagaaattaatgatAACAGAGATCGTCTCCGTccaattataaaaaccattttattttgcGGAAATCAAGGAATTTCGTTAAGAGGGCATAGAGATTCGGGAATTATTGATCTAAATGAACATGCTAGTACAGAAAATCAGGGAAATTTCAGAGAGCTAATTAAATTTCGAATCGATTCTGGTGACAAtgtgcttaaaaattatttagaaactgCCAATAAAAATGCCACCTATTTAAGTCCATTGATccaaaacgaaataatatcagtctgcaataaattaattctagAACATTTGGTAgctaatgttaataaatctaaatcgTTCACCATTTTGGCTGATGAAACGACAGATGTTTCTAACAAAGAACAAATTACATTATGTGTTCGTTATGTCGACTTAGACGCAAATAAAATTAGAGAAGACTTCTTACAATTTatcgaaattcaaaatatgtcaGGAAAAGGATTATCTGATGTTATATTGAAAAGTATGACTGACTTCGgactaaatactaaatatttaactggGCAAGGGTACGACGGAGCTGCAGCAATGAGTGGCAGATATAATGGCGTACAAAAATTTATTCGGGATGAACATCCTAGTGCCTTTTATTTACATTGCAGTGctcattgtttaaatttagctATAACTTTTAGCTATAAAGTCCCAGAGATAAGAAATTGTATGGGTACTACACAAAGTGTAAGTACTTTTTTTGGTTATCCAAAAAGGCAAAGTATTTTGCAATTATCAATAGTAGAGATATTTCCACAGACTAAtcgttttaaactaaaaaatctaTGTGCAACTCGATGGGTTGATCGCCATGAtgcagttatattatttgaagaaCTTCAACCAGCCATTTTACATGCATTAGATAGAATTACACTTTGGCCAGATTCTGACACTTCTAGTTCTGCAAGTCATCTACTTACTGGTCTTACTGCGATACGacagttaaaatttcaaactgCTTTAgctattttagtaaaaatactttCCATAAGCTTCCCTCTCAGCCGCTATCTTCAAACAGTAAATCTAGATCTAAAAACTGCACTAGAAGctgcatataatattcaaaataatattcaggAAATTAGAGAAAATTGTGATGTACAgtttcaacaattatttttatctgtgaTAACATTGTgtgaaaaatttgatattactgTTAGTTTGCCACGTCAATGTAAATCAGATAAtccagaatattttttgagagTCTCATTATTCATAccttttatagataattttctAGACCAATTGAACGATAGATTTATATCACACAGGATTGTcttgaataattttgattgtattttacccaagatagaaatgaaaatatcTGAAGAGATTAAAGGTAAATTCAAACAGTTAGTAGAAACATATCAAGATATAGTTGATGAATGTAtcgattcaaatttaaatgataatttattaaacggaGAATTAGATTTGTGGTACACTAAATATTCAACTTTAACATCTACTGAACTCaagaacaaaaatgttattgaagtATACTTCCAAACCTGTCCAAATGTTTATCCAATAATATCTAAGCTTCTTCAAATATTCATTACACTTCCAGTATCTACTGCCACGGGAGAACGATCGTTTTCAACACTCCGtcgtttaaaaacttatttaagaaATTCTTCTGGACAAATTCGTTTAAATGGTTTAGCCTTACTTAATATTCATCGCGATATTAACGTGGATATTAATGATGTTCTAGATGAACTTGCTAAAAAATCGAAacgaaaattgaatataaatgtatagtttaaaaaaaaaaataaatatttacatattttaactttatataatcGGCGttgtaaaatagttatacacttataaaatatttaatgtatcataatttattataataaaaacacacaattcaatacaattttatgttacaCTTTTattaaccccccccccccccaaaaaaaaaaaaaattctggatACGCCACTGGTGTCAAATACCTACAAGTGACAAACTGACAACACTATGTTGGACgcgcatttttaaatttattaatttaatattttctgtattatatacgaatattCGAATAATCGTCAATGTACAAGTAGGTATAGCAGAATAGCCAAGTGTACCATTCCCACTAACTGTTTTGAATTCGTCTGTCAAACCAATACGGCAATACCCGCATTGTTTCATAATCGTCATACCAGTATACCACTATAAATTCTACACTactaaatttaagaaaaaccatcaaatatctatattgGTCTTTAAATTTCCTTTGACTCGTGTGCGTGTCACGCTTATCGACAATCAGCGGGAAAGTAAAGAATagcaaataacaaataacgaATATCGATACAAGACGTACTCCTTTCCCACTACATACTGAAATATCGAAATCATTGTTAGTTCAGTGTTCAGTGTATGTTATGTCTGTGTATAGATAATTCCCATCACCTATCCACTAGTTTGccatattcttaaatattacattttatttagtcatttaattgtttagtagtaattcaaatatcatattatactctatactCTACAAAATATGGACAAAAAGAAACAAAccaaaatgcaattattttttaaaaatgtaagtatatttattatattgtaagttattaatatttaattattttttatttatttattgctaaACACACTagcataattgataataacaatataaatagtataagataattataagtttattacttattaattattattattattaaaatattattaatataataataatcagggcttatttaaagtatttttaccaaaaatttggttatttgaaattttgttattccaaaatttacctataacgtttttaatttttaagatttttattgcatataaaatgcatatttctaaacttttaaaggcatatttctatgtatatttttccaGCTTTTAGTGCATAAATGCATACTTATTTAGGCATTTTTTAGAGCATGAACTCACGAGccctgataataataatactataatattattactattttaataataatataattataagtttattacttattattactatgtctaataaattattaaatttttataatattata of Aphis gossypii isolate Hap1 unplaced genomic scaffold, ASM2018417v2 Contig00697, whole genome shotgun sequence contains these proteins:
- the LOC126555057 gene encoding 52 kDa repressor of the inhibitor of the protein kinase-like — encoded protein: MKTLLKSSLASTSSQAIKKRKLNDNVVQNNEISLPTKSKIPASDLLDNTKNLVSTFEARKDISYYIGKQWSAEEKIDILKNIWGPDPNYKFPQSGNRNLRFQINWTYEFCWLRYSKIQDGAFCLTCILFPPSDGLGKGGHQNPGKLVIEKYNNWKKAKDLFKKVEPIDRQINEALKKEINDNRDRLRPIIKTILFCGNQGISLRGHRDSGIIDLNEHASTENQGNFRELIKFRIDSGDNVLKNYLETANKNATYLSPLIQNEIISVCNKLILEHLVANVNKSKSFTILADETTDVSNKEQITLCVRYVDLDANKIREDFLQFIEIQNMSGKGLSDVILKSMTDFGLNTKYLTGQGYDGAAAMSGRYNGVQKFIRDEHPSAFYLHCSAHCLNLAITFSYKVPEIRNCMGTTQSVSTFFGYPKRQSILQLSIVEIFPQTNRFKLKNLCATRWVDRHDAVILFEELQPAILHALDRITLWPDSDTSSSASHLLTGLTAIRQLKFQTALAILVKILSISFPLSRYLQTVNLDLKTALEAAYNIQNNIQEIRENCDVQFQQLFLSVITLCEKFDITVSLPRQCKSDNPEYFLRVSLFIPFIDNFLDQLNDRFISHRIVLNNFDCILPKIEMKISEEIKGKFKQLVETYQDIVDECIDSNLNDNLLNGELDLWYTKYSTLTSTELKNKNVIEVYFQTCPNVYPIISKLLQIFITLPVSTATGERSFSTLRRLKTYLRNSSGQIRLNGLALLNIHRDINVDINDVLDELAKKSKRKLNINENILEVDHNYKTIVNHIPEIVDIAGDPLDPINRMPENRYERYDRIKKGPFQPVITFPRRQIGVSNRSFHALWYKDFNWLEYSSALDAAFCFACHYFSMDITSHRDHSDPAFISTGFRGWNIATKKFKLHQMSSIHISSVQTLSSYLKEIPIDVQLEKN